The following are encoded in a window of Ranitomeya variabilis isolate aRanVar5 chromosome 8, aRanVar5.hap1, whole genome shotgun sequence genomic DNA:
- the NAA80 gene encoding N-alpha-acetyltransferase 80, producing MKESEEAGAAAPGHVVLVPLHRRPDLTASCAELLNQTWRRSLGARMHSLEQSSEEFPVCLVLIGAPEGPVLGHARLCRVVGLPNSLFVESVVVHAELRGKGYGRKLMEATERYAREKGFRNMYLTTHDKQHFYQHLGYRLSEPVHNMGRLNSLLPAAMIQRMTASNASPVSHHYPISSPVSPGPPLSTPAPDLCRMLPAPPAPDLRSMCPPAPVPDLGSMSPPPAPDLASISPPPPAPNLCSMSPPPPAPNLCSMSPPPSAPNLGSMSPPPSAPNLASRSPPPPAPDFGSMSQSPPSPDLSSMSPSPAPDLCSTSPTGPDLCSISPLLTPLPNFYSTSPPPPPDLCSISPPLPPDLCSMSPPLPPPPDLCSMSSSSPPDRCSTSPPLAPPDLCCTSPPAPDLCSMSPPPPDLCSTSPLAPDLCCTSPLLPASNLCSASPPSPAPGPWSTPPPDLCFAPSTSPHSPAPYIGFEIPTSTTLLPDLCSTPRPLATPETSSMPPPPPGLCSMLPSGRSSTSPLPPSGPFSMLPSPSFGRSSMPPRPPPGPCSVPPPPPPRLCSEHPPLPPPPPPPPPPPPTSHPSLLTADQRRTGFSLQTPYRDFRGDPIFWMKKCI from the coding sequence GGCGGCCGCTCCCGGCCATGTTGTGCTTGTGCCCCTTCATCGTCGTCCGGACCTCACTGCATCCTGTGCCGAGCTCCTGAACCAAACATGGCGGCGGAGTCTGGGGGCTCGTATGCACTCCCTAGAGCAGTCCTCGGAGGAGTTCCCAGTCTGTCTGGTGCTTATCGGGGCCCCAGAGGGCCCTGTCCTGGGTCACGCCAGACTTTGTAGGGTGGTGGGTCTCCCAAACAGCCTGTTTGTGGAGTCAGTGGTGGTCCACGCTGAACTACGTGGTAAAGGCTATGGCCGGAAGCTAATGGAGGCTACTGAGAGGTACGCAAGAGAAAAAGGTTTCCGGAACATGTACCTGACTACCCATGACAAGCAGCACTTCTACCAGCACCTGGGGTATCGCTTGTCAGAGCCTGTGCACAACATGGGCCGTCTGAACAGCCTGCTGCCTGCCGCCATGATCCAAAGGATGACAGCCTCTAACGCAAGCCCAGTGTCACACCACTACCCCATCTCCTCACCTGTATCTCCAGGACCTCCACTGTCaactccagctcctgatctctgccgCATGCTTCCAGCACCACCTGCTCCTGATCTCCGCTCCATGTGTCCACCAGCACCTGTTCCTGATCTCGGCTCCATGTCTCCACCACCTGCTCCTGATCTCGCCTCCATTTCTCCACCACCACCTGCTCCTAATCTCTGCTCCATGTCTCCACCACCACCTGCTCCTAATCTCTGCTCCATGTCTCCACCACCATCTGCTCCTAATCTCGGCTCCATGTCTCCACCACCATCTGCTCCTAATCTCGCCTCCAGGTCTCCACCACCACCTGCTCCTGACTTTGGCTCCATGTCTCAATCACCACCTTCTCCTGACCTCAGCTCCATGTCTCCTTCACCTGCTCCAGACCTCTGCTCCACATCACCAACTGGTCCTGATCTTTGTTCCATATCTCCACTTTTGACACCTCTTCCTAACTTCTACTCCAcatctccaccacctcctcctgatcTGTGCTCTATATCTCCTCCACTACCTCCTGACCTCTGCTCCATGtctccaccactgccacctcctccTGACCTCTGCTCCATGTCTTCATCATCTCCTCCTGACCGCTGTTCCACGTCTCCACCACTTGCTCCTCCTGACCTCTGCTGCACTTCACCACCTGCTCCCGACCTCTGCTCTATGTCTCCACCACCTCCTGACCTCTGCTCCACTTCACCACTTGCTCCTGACCTCTGCTGCACTTCTCCTCTACTACCTGCTTCTAACCTCTGCTCTGCATCTCCGCCATCACCTGCTCCTGGACCTTGGTCCACACCTCCTCCAGACCTCTGCTTCGCTCCTTCAACATCACCACATTCACCTGCTCCTTACATCGGCTTCGAGATTCCAACATCAACAACACTTCTTCCTGACCTCTGCTCCACACCTCGTCCACTGGCTACTCCTGAAACCTCTTCCATGCCACCACCTCCTCCTGGACTCTGCTCCATGCTGCCTTCTGGACGGTCGTCCACATCTCCACTACCTCCTTCTGGACCCTTCTCCATGCTGCCATCACCTTCTTTTGGACGGTCCTCCATGCCTCCACGACCTCCTCCTGGACCCTGTTCCgtgcctccaccacctcctcctagaCTCTGCTCTGAGCATCCACCactacctcctccaccaccacctcctccaccacctcctcccacaTCGCATCCATCTCTTCTAACAGCAGATCAGAGAAGAACTGGATTTTCCTTGCAGACTCCGTACCGGGACTTCCGTGGGGATCCAATATTTTGGATGAAAAAGTGTATCTGA
- the LOC143787911 gene encoding uncharacterized protein LOC143787911 isoform X3 has translation MANVPICALRPAAGAARGNVCLLAVDSISDLHSVPPDTETLQEEDGHRAKSLSADPPAPRRCAAPCTDALLLLLIVISLVNMSLILYVLHSYGHQDSLLRALTERLDSDSVHREFRRQESQ, from the exons ATGGCTAACGTGCCCATCTGCGCCCTGCGACCGGCTGCCGGTGCAGCTCGGGGTAACGTGTGTCTGCTGGCCGTGGACTCCATCAGTGACCTGCACAGCGTCCCCCCAGACACGGAGACCCTACAAGAGGAAG ATGGACACAGAGCAAAATCTCTGAGCGCGGACCCCCCAGCCCCCCGGAGATGTGCAGCCCCCTGTACGGAcgctctcctccttctcctcatagtCATTTCCCTTGTGAACATGAGCCTCATCCTCTACGTTCTGCACAGTTATG GACACCAGGACTCTCTGCTTCGTGCACTCACTGAAAGGCTTGACTCCGATTCTGTGCATCGCGAATTCAGGAGACAAGAGTCTCAGTAA